The Haloplanus sp. GDY1 genomic sequence TCGGAATCCCGCGTTTGGCACACTCGACCGCCATCTCCGTCTCGATGCCGAAGCCGTCGGCCGTGAGGTGCATCCGCTCGAAGGACTCCACGGTGAACGCGCGGTAGCCCGAGAGGATGTCACCGAAGGACTCGCCGTGGATGAACCCGAAGGCCGCGTTGATGAGCCGGTTGCCGACGCGGTTGAGCCGCGTCATCGCCCCCGGGCGCATGTCGGCGAAGCGGTCCCCGATGACGTGCGCCGCCTCGCCCGAGCGCAGGGGCTCGAGGAGGGCGTCGGCGTCCGCGGCGCGGTACGTGCCGTCGCCGTCGAGCATGAGGACGTACTCCGCGTCGACGTGTTCGCGGACCGCCTCCCGGACCGCCTGGCCCTTGCCCGTGCCCGTCTGCTCGACGACGCGGGCGCCGGCCTCCGCGGCGCGTTCACGGGTGTCGTCGGTGGAGCCGCCGTCGACGACGAGGACGTCCGCGAAACCAGCGTCGCGGAAGTCCGCGACGACGTCGCCGATGGTCTCGGCCTCGTCGAGGGTGGGGACGAGGACGGTGACGGCGTCGAGGTCGGGCATCGTTATACTTGGCCTCTCCGGGGGAGTGCAAAAATCGTTCCCATCCTGTCTTGCCGCATCGTTCATAGCATGTGCGCTAGCGAGTTTTTGAGAGCGCTGTCGAAGACCGATTGACAGGAACGTGAGGCCCAATCGTGGCTTTGGCTGTGGCCGAGGCCCGACTATGACGCAGCAGCCGGTGAGAGTGATTTGACACCGTGATCCGAATCCTGTTGCAGTTTTCGGCGTTGACTCCGTGGATCCCACCGTCCCTGGGTCGTGTCTGCAACACCGATCCGTTGGCGGTGTCGTTGGTCGTGTCTCTCTCAGTTCAGGAGTATCCTACTCTGGACAGGGCGTGCTCCGTCGTCGAGACAGTTCCTAGTCCGGAGAGAAGGCGTTAGGATCTCTTCATAATCGGCCTATACGGCCGCAAGGAGGTATTGTCTCTGTGTTTTGGATGGCTATGGAGCGACCAGATCGCTGGCGAACAGGCGAAACGCAAACCCCCTCAGCGGTCTTCGCTCCTGGTTGAGGCCCCAGCGAACGCCAATCTGGGGAGCATCCAGGCGCTCTTCGGGAGAGCCCCTGCTGAAGGCCCCCCACCGCCTCGGCAACGCAATCGTATTCACTGCTGTCGGACCCGTGGTACCGGCCACGTGTCCCCACCCACCACGGTGATTCCCGTACAGTTCACATCTGGCTCCACGTGTCGGCAAGCGTGTCCCAGGACTGCACACATCGCAATCCGCCAGTACTCACGCACGCTTCACCACGCTGTTGCGTCTCGCTGCAGGCTGCATACCTGTGCCGTCGCGCAGACCCAGGCACTCTGAATCCGATTTGGTGGAGGGGGTGCACACTGAACTGCAACCCACTCCAACGTTCGGTGTCACCGTTACCGTCCCCAATCAGCAGACGGGACCCGATTATGAACCGCTCAACAGCCGTCGCTTGCCCAGTCCGCTCGGAGTACCTCCGTCCCAATCCCTGGCGGCACATCACTTTCTACCGATTTTTCGGCCGTTGCGTCCCCACACACGACCTCCGGAACATCTTCATAGCTATCTTAGCAACCCGCCTAGCCCTAACTTGCGGGCACAGCCCCCCGATTAGGACCCCCCGCCCCGACGTCCTGCCGCAGAGAGATCGCCTCTAGCTGCAGCTCCGCCTGGGATCTCAGTATGGCGACTTTCTTCGACAGTCACCAGCGAGCAGCAGGTCCGGCTATTCGATTCTGCAGCGACCGCGCTGGCGGTCAGCATACGACGGGGTAGCGCAGAGGACTGGTGGGTTCGTGACTCATCCACCGAACTGCAACGGCCGGGATGAGCCTATTCGACTCGTTCCGCTCGTGTGTTGGTCTGCGGATGTACCCTTGGTCTCCACTACTGAGTGCCGGGTTCAGCACTCACGTCGTCGCCTGCTTCCACTCCGCTATCCGCACCAGTAAGGCGCTCCTCGGCCTTCTCACGATCCTCTGGATACCCGACGTCGATGCGCCAGCCGTCCATCCGGATGGCGTCGATGGTGCGCCCGCTCTGGATCAGGAGATCGATAGCGTCGGGGAGTTCGTACTCGCCGCGGTCGGAGGGTTGAACGAGATGGCAGGCGTGGAAGATGGCTGGCGTGAACGTGTAGAAGCCAGTCATCACGAGGTTCGAGGGCGGGTCGTCGGGTTTCTCGACGACGCGGGTTATCTCGCCGTACTCGTTGGTGTCACAGACGCCGTATCTGGACGCTTCCTCCCACGGAACCTCCTCGACGAGGAACGCGGCGTCGGCGCGGTCCTCGGCCTGGCGGTTGACGACGTCGCCGAGGTTCGCGTCGAAGACGTTGTCGCCGAGCATGAGCATGAAGTCGTCGTCGACGTACGGCTCCGCGGTGAGGAGCGCGTGGGCGAGGCCGAGTTGCTCACGCTGGTGGGCGTAGGTGATAGGGACGTCGCGGTACTCGTCGTCGTAGCGCTCCATGATCTGCTCTTTCTTGTAGCCGACGACGACGACGAACTCGGAGACGCCGATGTCGATGAGGGAGTCGAAGGCGTACTCGATCAGGGGTTTGTCGTCGACTTCGACGAGGACTTTGGGTTTGTCCTCGGTGAGGGGGCGGAGACGGGTGCCCTTGCCGGCGGCGAGGATGACTGCTTTCATGTGATATGTCGAGCGAATCCACTTGATCTTTCGCTACGTCAGAATCTGCTTTAGGAATCCACGATCCGTGCCAACGAGTCAGTCGTAATCGAGTGGGGATTTGGTCCTCACCCCTGTCAAGCAGACCTGGCTTCTTTGCGAATGTTCGAGAAAGGATGCACCGGGTGTCTGGAATCGCCTGAAGCTCGTCGTCGATAGCGACGACCCTCTGGGAACGTCAATTTCCGTCACTGTGGGTGAGGTTTTGACGACACATGAGTCGAAAGGTTCGCATCCGTAGCCGTGATTGTCATTCGTATGTGAAGAAGTTTGGTGAGTCTACTCATCTCACTGATTCCAGTATAACGGAATGGTCTCGTCCGCGATGATTGATCCGACACCCCTAATTCGGTCGCCTTCAAATCGCCAGACAAGAGATGTTCGACGGCAAGAACGTGTTGATAACTGGCGGAGCCGGGTCGGTCGGCCGCGTGTTGACACGAAACCTCCTTGACGAAGATCCGAACGTGGTCCGTCTGCTCGACAACAGCGAACCCGCACTCGCCGACCTTCGCGCCGAATTCGACGACGGCCGGTGCCGGTTCCTCGCGGGCGACATACGTGATAAAGACCGTCTCATGCGGGCCATGCAGAACGTTGACGTGGTGCTTCACACGGCCGCGATGAAACACGTCGACATCTCGGAGTACAACCCCTTCGAGGCCGTCAAAACGAACGTTTTGGGGGTGCAGAACGTCGTCGACACGGCCATCGACGCCGAAGTCGAACGGCTGGTGTTCACTAGCAGTGACAAGGCGGTCAATCCCGCCAACACCATGGGTACGACTAAACTCCTCGGTGAAAAACTCGTGACGGCCGGGAACAAGTACCGTGGCGACGTCGACCTCTCACTCGCATCGGTGCGCTTCGGCAACGTCCTCAACTCCTCGCAGTCCGTCATTCCGATCTTCCACAAACAGATCCGACAGGGCGGTCCAGTCAAGTTGACCGACCGCCGAATGACCAGATTTTTCCTCTCGTTCAAGAGCCTCGCCGATCTCGTGTTGCGGTCGGCGGAGTACACGCAGGGTGGCGAGGTGTTCGTCCGGAAGATGCCGGCCATTCGAATCGAGGACCTCGCGGAGGCGATGATCTCGTGGCTCGGACCGCACTATGGGCACGATCCGGAAGACATCGATGTCGAGATAATTGGCCGGCGAATCGGGGAGACGCTGGACGAGAAGCTCATGACCGAGCGCGAAGCGGCTCGCGCGCTGGAGAACGACGAACTGTACGCGATCCCTCCGGAGACGAGCGAACGAACGGATTATCTGGACTATCCGGGGATTGAGGGATTCGACTCGGCAGAGACTATCGTTCGCTCCTCAGAGAACGCGGAACCGCTGACGAAAGACGAAATCGTTGCGATTCTTAAGCGAGAGATGGAGGTTCCAACCGATGAGTGAGCGTACTGTCGTCGTCACTGGCGCTGCAGGGTTTATCGGCCGCTGGGTCGTAAGCGAACTCTTGGATCGGGGTGTCACCATCCGAGGACTGGACGACTTCTCTAACGGGAGCCGTGAGAATATTGCTGAATTCGACGACGAGCGGTTCTCGATCGTCGATGGAGACGTACGTGATCGGACTGTTGTCGAATCGCTCTTCGACGACGAGGTGGACGCCTGTATCCATCTCGCGGCCGAAATTGACGTACAAGAGAGTCTCGACGACCCAATGGATCACTTCCAGACGAACGTCGTCGGTACCCAGAATGTCCTTGAAGCCTGTCGAGAGCAGGAAACCCGGCTCGGCCTCGTGGGAACCTGCATGGTCTACGACATGCTCAACGCGGGCGAGGGAATTGACGAGGACCACCCTGTGAAACCCGCCTCGCCGTACGCCGGGTCGAAGCTGGCCAGTGAGAACATGGCCGAGTCCTACTATCACGGCTACGACCTTCCAGTGACTATTCTGCGTCCTTTCAACACGTACGGGCCGTTCCAGAAGACGGGGATGGCAGGCGGGGTGGTCTCCATCTTCGTCGACCGTGACTTAGACGACCGGACCCTGAAGATTTTCGGCGACGGGACCCAGACCCGGGACCTCCTCTACGCGACCGACTGTGCTCGGTTCATCGTCGATGCGACGTTCAGCGACGACACTGTCGGTGAGGTGATCAACGCGGGAACTGGCGAGGAGATCTCCATCAACGACCTCGCTGACCTCGTGGCTACGGAGGGCACCGATATCGAACACGTCGAACATCACCATCCCCAGAGCGAAGTCCAGCGCCTCCAGTGCGATCCGAGCAAGGCACGTGACCTGCTCGGATGGACACCGGAGGTGTCGCTGCAAGAGGGTGTCGATCGTTTGCGGACGTGGATGCGGAACGGTGAACCATGACCGAGTCTCCGGCGAAGTACGGTGGGCGACCGGTCCGAACGGACGTTCTCGGCTACGGGAGGCAGAGCATCACCGACGCCGAGAAGGAGGCCGTTGTCGACGCACTTGACGGCGACTACATCACACGCGGACCGACCGTCAATCAGTTCGAAGAGCGCGTCGCGGCTCACGTCGGCATCGACCACGCCGTCGCCGTCACGTCCGGCACAGCGGCACTCCACCTCTCCGGGCTGGCGGCCGGATTCGGCCCCGGAGACGAGGTGGTGACGACGCCGTTGACGTTCGCCTCGACGGCTCACGCGGCGACATACACCGGTGCGACGCCGGTCTTCGCTGACATCGATCCGGAGACGCGGACGCTCGATCCGGATGCGGTCAGAGAGCGACTCGGTCCGGATACGGCTGGCATCGTGCCCATGCACTACGCCGGGTACCCGGCCGACATCGACGTATTCCTCGACATCGCCGACGACCACGACTTGACGCTCCTCTGGGACGCCTGCCATGCCTTCGGCGGAACGTGGCGCGGCGACCCCATCGGCGCTCAGGCGGATCTGAGCATCTTCAGTTTCCACCCGGTCAAGAACATCACGACGGGAGAGGGCGGAATGGTCGTCACCGACGACGACGAACTCGCCGCACGCGTCCGAAGCCTTCGGACCTTCGACATGTCGTACGACGTTCCCGGCCACGAAGACGAACCGTGGTATCAGGTCGTCGACGGCGTCGGCTACAACTACAACATGACCGATATGCAGGCCGCGCTCGGGCTGGCACAACTCGACCGGCTGTCGGCGTTCAAGCGGCGGCGCGACGAAATCGCCGCTCGCTACGACGAGGCGTTCGCCGACATTGAGGGGCTTCGGACGCCCCCCAACTGTGAGACTGCCGATCCGATGTACCACCTGTACGCCGTCGAAATTCGCGACGGGTTCGGCTGCGACCGCACCGAGTTCGTGAACGCGATGCACGCGGAGAACGTCGGTGTCCAGGTTCACTACGTGCCGCTCCACTACCATCCGTTCTTTCAGCGCGAGTACGACTACGAACGCGGGATGTTCCCCGAAGCCGAGCGAGTGTACGAGGGACTAGTGAGTCTACCGCTCTTCCCGGAGATGTCGGACGAAGACGTTGAGGACGTGGTTCGGGCAGTCCGGCGGATTCATCGGCATCACACGGCTTGATCCCGAGCGCCGCATGACGGGAGCGTTCGAGACGGGGGATTCCGACCGTACCGAAACGATTTATCACTCCTGTCTCGAAGTTCGGAGGTATGGATGAGAAGGTCGTCGCCACGATCCAAGCCCGAATGGGTTCGACCCGTCTTCCCGGGAAAGTGATGCTCCCGTTGGCCGGCGATCACGTTCTCACACACGACGTTCGGCGGGTCGAGACAGCCCGGACCATCGACGAAGTCGTCGTCGCTACCTCTACGGCGGGTGCGGACGACATCGTCGCTCGATACGCGGCTCGTTCCGGGGCGACAGTCACGCGGGGCAGCGAGACTAACGTGCTCGACCGACTGTTCAAGGCGGCCACCGCTACCGACGCCGATATCGTCGTCCGCATCACGGCCGACTGTCCACTTCTCGATCCAGAAACCGTCGACACCGTAGTCGAGTGTCTCGTAAATACGGATGCCGATTACGCCGCGAACATCCTCAACCGCTCTTTCCCGCGTGGACTCGACGTTGAGGCGTTCACCGCCGAGAGCTTCGAACGGGTTCATACCGAAGCGAGCACGCCGTCACAGCTCGA encodes the following:
- the aglJ gene encoding S-layer glycoprotein N-glycosyltransferase AglJ, producing MPDLDAVTVLVPTLDEAETIGDVVADFRDAGFADVLVVDGGSTDDTRERAAEAGARVVEQTGTGKGQAVREAVREHVDAEYVLMLDGDGTYRAADADALLEPLRSGEAAHVIGDRFADMRPGAMTRLNRVGNRLINAAFGFIHGESFGDILSGYRAFTVESFERMHLTADGFGIETEMAVECAKRGIPTTVVPITYLPRPSGSNTNLHPIRDGGIIVLELYRRAKTNNPLFYFGSIGTVSTVSGVLIAAYVGVEWVTRRVSHEVMAVVAAFAILVGVQLLMFGVLADLILSLHRERLREGE
- the aglF gene encoding UTP--glucose-1-phosphate uridylyltransferase AglF, whose amino-acid sequence is MKAVILAAGKGTRLRPLTEDKPKVLVEVDDKPLIEYAFDSLIDIGVSEFVVVVGYKKEQIMERYDDEYRDVPITYAHQREQLGLAHALLTAEPYVDDDFMLMLGDNVFDANLGDVVNRQAEDRADAAFLVEEVPWEEASRYGVCDTNEYGEITRVVEKPDDPPSNLVMTGFYTFTPAIFHACHLVQPSDRGEYELPDAIDLLIQSGRTIDAIRMDGWRIDVGYPEDREKAEERLTGADSGVEAGDDVSAEPGTQ
- a CDS encoding SDR family NAD(P)-dependent oxidoreductase, with the protein product MFDGKNVLITGGAGSVGRVLTRNLLDEDPNVVRLLDNSEPALADLRAEFDDGRCRFLAGDIRDKDRLMRAMQNVDVVLHTAAMKHVDISEYNPFEAVKTNVLGVQNVVDTAIDAEVERLVFTSSDKAVNPANTMGTTKLLGEKLVTAGNKYRGDVDLSLASVRFGNVLNSSQSVIPIFHKQIRQGGPVKLTDRRMTRFFLSFKSLADLVLRSAEYTQGGEVFVRKMPAIRIEDLAEAMISWLGPHYGHDPEDIDVEIIGRRIGETLDEKLMTEREAARALENDELYAIPPETSERTDYLDYPGIEGFDSAETIVRSSENAEPLTKDEIVAILKREMEVPTDE
- a CDS encoding dTDP-glucose 4,6-dehydratase yields the protein MSERTVVVTGAAGFIGRWVVSELLDRGVTIRGLDDFSNGSRENIAEFDDERFSIVDGDVRDRTVVESLFDDEVDACIHLAAEIDVQESLDDPMDHFQTNVVGTQNVLEACREQETRLGLVGTCMVYDMLNAGEGIDEDHPVKPASPYAGSKLASENMAESYYHGYDLPVTILRPFNTYGPFQKTGMAGGVVSIFVDRDLDDRTLKIFGDGTQTRDLLYATDCARFIVDATFSDDTVGEVINAGTGEEISINDLADLVATEGTDIEHVEHHHPQSEVQRLQCDPSKARDLLGWTPEVSLQEGVDRLRTWMRNGEP
- a CDS encoding DegT/DnrJ/EryC1/StrS family aminotransferase; protein product: MTESPAKYGGRPVRTDVLGYGRQSITDAEKEAVVDALDGDYITRGPTVNQFEERVAAHVGIDHAVAVTSGTAALHLSGLAAGFGPGDEVVTTPLTFASTAHAATYTGATPVFADIDPETRTLDPDAVRERLGPDTAGIVPMHYAGYPADIDVFLDIADDHDLTLLWDACHAFGGTWRGDPIGAQADLSIFSFHPVKNITTGEGGMVVTDDDELAARVRSLRTFDMSYDVPGHEDEPWYQVVDGVGYNYNMTDMQAALGLAQLDRLSAFKRRRDEIAARYDEAFADIEGLRTPPNCETADPMYHLYAVEIRDGFGCDRTEFVNAMHAENVGVQVHYVPLHYHPFFQREYDYERGMFPEAERVYEGLVSLPLFPEMSDEDVEDVVRAVRRIHRHHTA
- a CDS encoding cytidylyltransferase domain-containing protein, which codes for MDEKVVATIQARMGSTRLPGKVMLPLAGDHVLTHDVRRVETARTIDEVVVATSTAGADDIVARYAARSGATVTRGSETNVLDRLFKAATATDADIVVRITADCPLLDPETVDTVVECLVNTDADYAANILNRSFPRGLDVEAFTAESFERVHTEASTPSQLEHVTPYYHQNEDQFDLVNVASDAVFDEPWMRDRTDLRLTLDEADDYELLRAVYESVSFDGVLPVREAIRYIDSEELSELNSAIEQKEV